The following proteins come from a genomic window of Aquimarina sp. MAR_2010_214:
- the ruvB gene encoding Holliday junction branch migration DNA helicase RuvB produces MNENLDPTNENFSNEDLDIEKALRPLAFDDFAGQDQVLENLKIFVQAANLRDEALDHTLFHGPPGLGKTTLAHILANELGVGIKVTSGPVLDKPGDLAGLLTNLDDRDVLFIDEIHRLSPIVEEYLYSAMEDYKIDIMIESGPNARTVQINLNPFTLVGATTRSGLLTAPMRARFGIQSRLQYYTTELLSTIVQRSAYILNVPISMEAAIEIAGRSRGTPRIANALLRRVRDFAQIKGNGKIDIEISKFALKALNVDAHGLDEMDNKILLTLIDKFKGGPVGLTTIATAVSESPETIEEVYEPFLIQQGFIMRTPRGREVTEAAYKHLGRVKGGIQGGLF; encoded by the coding sequence ATGAACGAAAACCTTGATCCCACAAACGAGAATTTTTCTAATGAAGACCTGGATATAGAAAAGGCATTACGACCTCTTGCTTTTGATGATTTTGCAGGACAGGATCAAGTTCTTGAAAATTTAAAGATTTTTGTTCAGGCAGCAAATCTTAGAGATGAAGCTCTTGATCATACTCTTTTTCATGGCCCTCCTGGCTTGGGTAAAACTACACTGGCTCATATTCTTGCCAATGAATTAGGAGTAGGGATTAAAGTTACTTCAGGACCAGTTTTGGATAAACCTGGAGATTTAGCCGGATTATTAACTAATCTCGATGATAGAGATGTATTATTTATAGACGAAATTCATAGATTGAGTCCTATAGTAGAAGAGTATTTGTATTCTGCTATGGAAGATTATAAGATCGATATTATGATCGAGAGTGGCCCTAATGCGCGTACAGTTCAAATTAATTTGAATCCATTTACTCTGGTTGGAGCAACAACACGCTCTGGGCTATTAACCGCGCCTATGCGAGCCCGTTTTGGGATTCAGTCAAGATTACAATATTACACGACAGAATTGTTATCTACTATCGTACAACGAAGTGCGTATATACTCAATGTACCCATTTCTATGGAAGCGGCTATCGAAATAGCAGGTAGAAGTAGAGGAACACCTAGAATAGCTAATGCTTTATTGCGTAGAGTACGTGATTTTGCACAAATTAAAGGAAATGGAAAGATAGATATCGAAATCTCAAAATTTGCCTTAAAAGCACTTAATGTAGATGCTCATGGTTTGGATGAAATGGATAATAAGATTTTATTAACTTTGATCGATAAGTTTAAAGGAGGCCCGGTAGGATTAACGACGATAGCAACTGCAGTTAGTGAAAGCCCAGAAACAATCGAAGAAGTATATGAACCCTTCCTGATCCAACAAGGATTTATTATGCGTACACCACGAGGTAGAGAAGTAACAGAAGCAGCATACAAACACTTGGGAAGAGTAAAAGGAGGGATTCAAGGAGGATTGTTTTAA
- a CDS encoding cytochrome P450: MNTDLQTVSFFKVLNNASRILKNPLPFHHENFEKHGDVFKVQLGLGKTVIFTRDAGFTKHMLQKQHRRYNKSTLQTKDLAKYVGEGLLTSTGEKWLKQRRLIQPAFHKKKLESLIHTIKDVIEEEFFKIPPNKEIDIFPVMSDLAFKVVAKSLFGYTDTQGNTISRLQYITEAAQKSLVKEIRQPYKRWWFYLSGKIKNTLKLTQEARDILNTIIEERRNSGKVHNDLLDMLLTSKYDDDSVMDNEQLIDEILILFVAGHETTSNALTFTTVLLALHPEIQEKVYQEVSEITDDLGPMEQIARFQYTKQCIEEAMRLYPPAYFSDRVTIEEDNYQDLELKKGTTILISFFEIHRNKSFWNNPDKFNPDRFHPDIDKKEYSDWYFPFGSGPRMCIGNNFAMYEMILAISALVKKYKIHTDRHQIEIKPLITLKPQNSVVKFTMR, translated from the coding sequence ATGAATACCGATCTCCAAACAGTCTCTTTTTTTAAAGTCCTTAACAATGCAAGTCGTATTCTTAAGAACCCACTTCCTTTTCATCATGAAAATTTTGAAAAACATGGAGATGTTTTTAAAGTCCAGTTAGGACTGGGAAAGACAGTGATTTTTACTCGTGATGCTGGTTTTACTAAGCATATGCTACAAAAACAACATAGACGATATAATAAATCTACATTACAAACAAAAGATTTAGCTAAATATGTAGGGGAAGGATTATTAACTTCTACAGGAGAAAAATGGTTAAAACAAAGACGCTTAATTCAACCCGCTTTTCATAAGAAAAAACTAGAATCTTTAATACATACCATCAAAGATGTAATTGAAGAAGAATTTTTTAAAATACCACCTAACAAAGAGATCGATATTTTTCCTGTAATGAGTGATTTGGCTTTCAAGGTAGTTGCGAAATCATTATTTGGGTATACAGATACCCAAGGGAATACGATTTCACGATTGCAATATATAACAGAAGCAGCTCAGAAATCTTTGGTTAAAGAAATACGACAGCCTTATAAACGATGGTGGTTTTACTTAAGCGGAAAAATTAAAAATACACTTAAACTAACTCAGGAAGCCAGAGATATTCTTAATACAATTATAGAAGAAAGAAGAAACTCTGGTAAGGTACATAATGATCTATTGGATATGTTACTAACATCCAAATACGATGACGATAGTGTGATGGATAATGAGCAGTTGATAGATGAAATTCTAATTCTGTTTGTAGCGGGTCATGAAACTACATCTAATGCATTAACCTTTACTACAGTATTACTGGCACTTCATCCCGAGATTCAGGAAAAAGTATATCAAGAGGTGTCTGAAATTACCGATGATTTAGGACCTATGGAGCAAATAGCAAGGTTTCAATACACAAAACAATGTATAGAAGAAGCAATGCGATTATATCCACCTGCTTATTTTTCTGATCGTGTGACTATTGAAGAAGATAATTATCAAGATCTAGAGCTTAAAAAAGGAACTACTATCCTGATTTCTTTTTTTGAAATCCACAGAAACAAAAGCTTTTGGAATAATCCAGATAAATTTAACCCTGATCGCTTTCATCCGGATATTGATAAAAAAGAATATTCTGATTGGTATTTCCCTTTTGGATCAGGGCCCAGAATGTGTATCGGTAACAATTTTGCAATGTATGAAATGATTTTGGCAATAAGTGCTTTAGTTAAGAAGTATAAAATACATACGGATCGCCATCAAATCGAGATTAAACCATTGATCACCTTAAAGCCTCAAAATAGTGTTGTGAAATTTACAATGCGATAA
- a CDS encoding mechanosensitive ion channel domain-containing protein gives MIVYRDEILLSIIVLILLFFVLLITKRVIKKFAKLKSINADRRKLIRNLSYLIHYLIAGIALVIIWGVEFKQFSVFMSSVLAVLGIAFFAQWSILSNLTASIILFFSHPVRIGDRIRVLDKDFDWTGEVQDITGFYLFMVTDRGENITLPTSLVIQKGIQIMNKYPEKQIDHKEEV, from the coding sequence ATGATTGTTTATAGAGATGAAATTTTATTGTCCATAATAGTATTGATACTATTATTTTTTGTGTTGCTGATAACAAAAAGAGTAATCAAAAAATTTGCAAAATTAAAATCTATAAATGCCGATCGAAGAAAACTAATACGTAACCTGTCTTACCTAATTCATTACCTTATCGCAGGGATAGCTTTGGTAATTATTTGGGGAGTAGAGTTCAAACAATTCAGTGTTTTTATGTCTTCGGTATTGGCGGTATTAGGGATTGCTTTTTTTGCACAATGGTCGATCTTATCTAATCTTACAGCTAGTATTATTTTGTTTTTTAGTCATCCTGTTAGGATAGGAGATAGGATACGAGTTTTGGATAAAGATTTTGACTGGACCGGAGAAGTGCAGGATATTACAGGTTTTTATCTTTTTATGGTTACAGATCGAGGCGAAAATATAACTTTACCTACATCTTTGGTGATACAGAAAGGAATTCAGATCATGAATAAATACCCAGAAAAACAAATTGACCATAAAGAAGAAGTGTAA
- the queG gene encoding tRNA epoxyqueuosine(34) reductase QueG, translating to MNSKTKYTQRIKSEAKRLGFLSCGISKAEFLEQEAPRLEKWLNQNMHGEMRYMENHFDKRLDPTKLVDDSKSVISLLLNYFPSEKQKDPEAPKLSKYAYGTDYHFVIKDKLKQLLHFIEEEIGEVQGRAFVDSAPVLDKAWAAKSGLGWIGKNSNLLTQQVGSFYFIAELIIDLDLEYDTPVTDHCGTCTACIDACPTQAIVEPYVVDGSKCISYFTIELKEEIPNSYKNQFEDWMFGCDVCQDVCPWNRFSKPHNEPLFNPKPELLEMSKKDWQEITQEVFSKVFQKSAVKRTKFTGLQRNIDFLFGD from the coding sequence TTGAATTCTAAAACCAAATACACTCAACGTATTAAATCCGAGGCAAAACGCCTGGGTTTTCTGTCGTGCGGAATTTCTAAAGCAGAATTTCTAGAACAGGAAGCTCCACGTTTAGAAAAATGGCTTAACCAGAATATGCATGGTGAAATGCGGTATATGGAAAATCATTTTGATAAACGCTTGGACCCTACTAAATTGGTGGATGATTCAAAAAGTGTGATATCCTTACTGCTCAATTATTTTCCTTCAGAAAAACAAAAAGATCCCGAAGCACCTAAATTATCGAAATATGCATATGGTACCGATTATCATTTTGTAATTAAAGATAAGCTGAAGCAGTTATTACATTTTATTGAAGAAGAAATTGGTGAGGTACAAGGACGTGCTTTTGTAGATTCAGCACCTGTATTGGATAAAGCCTGGGCTGCAAAAAGCGGATTGGGTTGGATAGGTAAAAATAGTAACCTGTTAACACAGCAGGTAGGTTCTTTTTATTTTATTGCAGAGCTAATCATAGATCTTGATTTAGAATATGATACTCCTGTTACAGATCATTGTGGTACGTGTACAGCGTGTATCGATGCTTGCCCTACACAGGCAATTGTAGAACCTTATGTGGTAGATGGTAGTAAGTGTATATCTTATTTTACGATAGAGCTTAAAGAAGAGATTCCTAATAGTTATAAAAATCAATTTGAAGACTGGATGTTTGGCTGTGATGTGTGTCAGGATGTATGTCCGTGGAATCGTTTTTCTAAACCCCATAATGAACCACTTTTTAATCCGAAACCCGAATTATTAGAGATGTCAAAAAAAGATTGGCAAGAGATTACACAAGAAGTATTTTCAAAGGTGTTTCAGAAATCTGCAGTAAAAAGAACCAAGTTCACTGGGTTACAAAGAAATATTGATTTCTTATTTGGGGATTAG
- a CDS encoding NADP-dependent malic enzyme — translation MSIESKRREALVYHAKPTPGKIKVVPTKKYATQRDLSLAYSPGVAEPCLEIEKEKADVYKYTAKGNLVAVISNGTAVLGLGDIGPEASKPVMEGKGLLFKIFADIDVFDIEVDTKDVDAFIETVKNIAPTFGGINLEDIKAPEAFEIERRLKEELDIPVMHDDQHGTAIISAAALINALEIADKKIEEVKIVVSGAGAAAVSCTRLYKAFGARAKNIVMTDSKGVIRKDRDNLTPEKAEFATDRDLNDLEDAMKDADVFIGLSMANLVTPDMLVTMAKNPIVFAMANPDPEIKYDLAIKARKDVIMATGRSDHPNQVNNVLGFPFIFRGALDVRATAINEEMKMAAVKALAELAKEPVPEQVNIAYGETRLNFGKDYIIPKPFDPRLIAKVPPAVAKAAIESGVATEVITDWEKYEDELLERMGNDNKLVRLLLDRAKTNPKRVVFAEADHLDVLKAAQTVKEEGIAFPVLLGRKDIILELMKEIDFDPSDIDIIDPKADEECDRKNRYAKQYWETNKRKGITLYDAEKLMRERNYFAAMMVNEGDADALLSGYSRSYPTVVKPMMDLIGLAKGATRIATMNVMMTNKGPLFISDTSINIDPSSKELAKIAQMTARTVEMFGVKPVVAMISYANFGSSKHPTASKVQDAVAYLHRYYPNLVVDGGLQMNFALNRKMRKDKFPFSKLNGQKVNTLVFPNLDSANSNYKLLSEINNAESIGPIMMGMNKPVHILQLGASVEEMINMAAVAVIDAQQKEKRDLQVSLMPDVV, via the coding sequence ATGAGTATCGAAAGTAAAAGAAGAGAAGCATTAGTATATCATGCCAAGCCTACCCCAGGTAAAATTAAAGTCGTTCCTACAAAAAAGTATGCAACTCAGCGAGATTTGTCTTTGGCATATTCTCCCGGTGTTGCCGAACCTTGTTTAGAAATCGAAAAGGAAAAGGCAGACGTTTATAAATATACAGCAAAAGGAAATCTGGTTGCTGTTATATCAAACGGTACAGCAGTATTAGGATTAGGAGATATTGGCCCCGAAGCGTCAAAACCTGTAATGGAAGGAAAAGGACTACTGTTTAAAATATTTGCCGATATTGATGTGTTTGATATCGAAGTAGATACCAAAGATGTAGATGCTTTTATTGAAACGGTTAAAAATATAGCCCCAACATTTGGAGGAATCAACCTCGAAGATATTAAAGCTCCCGAGGCCTTCGAGATCGAAAGACGATTAAAAGAAGAACTGGATATCCCAGTGATGCATGATGATCAACACGGTACAGCGATAATTTCGGCCGCGGCCTTAATAAATGCATTAGAAATAGCAGATAAAAAAATTGAAGAAGTAAAGATCGTAGTTAGTGGTGCAGGTGCTGCTGCAGTATCTTGTACACGATTATATAAAGCTTTTGGCGCCAGAGCCAAAAATATTGTCATGACCGATAGCAAAGGTGTAATTCGCAAAGATCGCGATAATCTTACTCCAGAGAAAGCAGAATTTGCTACAGATCGGGATCTCAATGATCTCGAGGATGCCATGAAGGATGCAGATGTATTTATCGGTTTGTCGATGGCTAATCTGGTAACTCCAGATATGTTGGTAACTATGGCAAAGAACCCTATTGTTTTTGCTATGGCTAATCCAGATCCTGAGATAAAATATGACCTGGCAATAAAGGCACGTAAAGATGTGATCATGGCTACGGGAAGAAGTGATCATCCTAACCAGGTAAATAATGTATTAGGATTTCCTTTTATTTTTAGAGGAGCTCTAGATGTAAGAGCTACGGCAATTAATGAGGAAATGAAAATGGCTGCAGTAAAAGCATTAGCCGAGTTAGCCAAAGAACCTGTTCCTGAGCAAGTAAATATAGCATATGGTGAAACACGTCTTAATTTTGGTAAAGACTATATCATCCCAAAACCTTTTGATCCAAGACTTATTGCAAAAGTGCCTCCTGCGGTAGCCAAAGCAGCTATCGAGAGTGGTGTAGCAACAGAAGTTATTACCGATTGGGAAAAGTATGAAGATGAATTGTTGGAACGAATGGGTAATGATAACAAACTAGTACGATTACTATTAGACAGGGCAAAAACAAACCCAAAACGTGTTGTTTTTGCTGAAGCAGACCACCTGGATGTGCTAAAAGCTGCACAAACCGTAAAAGAAGAGGGTATTGCTTTTCCTGTTTTATTGGGGCGTAAAGATATCATCCTTGAATTGATGAAGGAGATTGATTTCGACCCTTCTGATATTGATATTATCGACCCAAAAGCGGACGAAGAATGTGACCGTAAAAACAGGTATGCCAAGCAATATTGGGAAACCAATAAACGCAAAGGGATTACTCTCTATGATGCCGAAAAATTGATGCGAGAGCGTAATTATTTTGCCGCAATGATGGTTAATGAAGGAGATGCAGATGCACTGCTTTCAGGATATTCGAGAAGTTATCCAACCGTGGTTAAACCGATGATGGATCTTATAGGACTTGCCAAAGGAGCAACTCGTATTGCAACTATGAATGTTATGATGACTAATAAAGGCCCGTTATTTATAAGTGACACCTCTATTAATATTGATCCTTCTTCAAAAGAATTGGCAAAAATAGCGCAAATGACTGCAAGAACTGTTGAGATGTTTGGTGTTAAACCAGTTGTTGCGATGATTTCATATGCTAATTTTGGATCTTCAAAACACCCTACAGCATCCAAAGTACAAGATGCGGTAGCATATTTGCATAGGTACTACCCTAATCTCGTTGTAGATGGAGGGTTGCAAATGAATTTTGCGCTGAACCGAAAGATGAGAAAAGATAAATTTCCGTTCTCTAAACTTAACGGACAAAAAGTAAACACTTTGGTGTTTCCTAATTTGGATTCGGCCAATAGTAATTATAAATTATTAAGCGAGATTAATAATGCAGAATCGATCGGACCTATTATGATGGGAATGAATAAACCGGTTCATATTCTTCAATTAGGAGCAAGTGTAGAAGAAATGATTAATATGGCTGCAGTTGCCGTTATCGATGCCCAGCAAAAGGAAAAAAGAGATTTGCAAGTATCATTAATGCCAGATGTAGTTTAA
- the ruvA gene encoding Holliday junction branch migration protein RuvA gives MITHIKGRLVEKNPTDVVIDCGGVGYLLHISLHTFSLIPEGEVLQLYTHLQVKEDSHTLFGFAEKSEREIFRLLISVSGIGASTARTMLSSLHPDQIKEAIASNDVATIQSIKGIGAKTAQRVIIDLKDKILKVYNIDEVSVSQSNTNKDEALSALETLGFNRKIAEKVVDKVLKGSPKETVENIIKQALKNL, from the coding sequence ATGATCACACATATCAAGGGGAGGCTTGTTGAAAAAAATCCAACTGATGTAGTAATAGATTGTGGTGGAGTAGGGTATTTATTACATATTTCATTACATACTTTTTCTTTAATTCCCGAGGGAGAAGTGCTACAGTTATATACACATCTGCAGGTAAAAGAAGATTCTCATACCTTATTTGGTTTTGCAGAAAAATCAGAAAGAGAAATTTTTAGACTTTTAATTTCGGTTTCGGGAATAGGAGCAAGTACAGCCAGAACCATGTTGTCATCGTTACATCCCGATCAAATTAAAGAAGCTATAGCTTCTAATGACGTAGCTACAATTCAATCCATTAAGGGAATTGGAGCCAAAACTGCCCAACGCGTTATTATAGATTTAAAAGATAAAATACTTAAAGTATATAATATAGACGAAGTTTCAGTGTCGCAAAGCAATACTAACAAAGATGAAGCGTTATCTGCATTAGAAACCCTAGGATTTAATCGAAAAATTGCAGAAAAAGTTGTTGATAAAGTTCTAAAAGGAAGCCCCAAAGAAACAGTTGAAAATATTATTAAACAGGCACTAAAAAATTTATAA